A portion of the Deinococcus peraridilitoris DSM 19664 genome contains these proteins:
- a CDS encoding Bug family tripartite tricarboxylate transporter substrate binding protein, whose amino-acid sequence MKKTLFLAALMLTGSLSATAQTLGNLRIMAPAAPGGGWDQTSRAIQQVLQDTKTTGAVQVFNVPGAGGTIGLAQLLNSDGDGNLMMTMGLVMVGAIQTNKSKATLERVTPLARLTGEYEVLVVPAESKYQTMADLVAAWKQNPGLPMAGGSAGGTDHITVGLLAEAAGIDPTKINYIPFSGGGETLAALLGNQVAAGVSGYGEFEAQIKAGKLRALGISSKKRVKGINMPTFIESGLNVELANWRGIVAPPGISAAQKQALVAALDKMHASKEWKDTLAKRNWEDLYQSGSKFEVFLKVEQSRINKVLKNIGLVK is encoded by the coding sequence ATGAAAAAAACCCTGTTTCTTGCGGCCCTGATGTTGACGGGCTCACTTTCGGCCACCGCCCAGACTCTCGGCAATCTGCGCATCATGGCCCCGGCTGCGCCCGGCGGCGGCTGGGACCAGACTTCGCGCGCCATTCAGCAGGTGCTGCAGGACACCAAGACCACGGGCGCCGTGCAGGTCTTCAACGTGCCCGGCGCAGGCGGCACCATCGGACTGGCGCAGCTGCTCAACAGCGACGGCGACGGCAATCTGATGATGACGATGGGCCTCGTGATGGTCGGCGCCATTCAGACCAACAAAAGCAAGGCCACCCTGGAACGCGTGACCCCCCTGGCGCGCCTGACCGGCGAGTACGAGGTGCTGGTGGTGCCCGCCGAGAGCAAGTACCAGACCATGGCCGACTTGGTGGCCGCCTGGAAGCAGAATCCCGGTTTGCCCATGGCGGGCGGCAGCGCGGGCGGTACCGACCACATCACCGTGGGTCTGCTGGCCGAGGCTGCGGGCATCGATCCCACCAAAATCAACTACATTCCCTTCTCGGGCGGCGGCGAAACCCTCGCGGCGCTGCTGGGCAACCAGGTCGCGGCGGGCGTTTCCGGCTACGGTGAATTCGAAGCGCAGATCAAGGCGGGCAAGCTGCGGGCGCTCGGCATCAGCAGCAAAAAGCGCGTGAAGGGCATCAACATGCCCACTTTCATCGAATCGGGTTTGAACGTGGAGCTGGCCAACTGGCGCGGCATCGTGGCGCCTCCCGGCATCAGCGCGGCGCAGAAGCAGGCCCTGGTCGCGGCGCTCGACAAGATGCACGCCAGCAAGGAATGGAAAGACACGCTCGCGAAGCGCAACTGGGAAGACCTCTACCAGAGCGGCAGCAAATTCGAGGTGTTTCTCAAGGTCGAGCAGAGCCGCATCAACAAGGTCCTGAAGAACATCGGCCTCGTGAAGTGA
- a CDS encoding tripartite tricarboxylate transporter TctB family protein, which translates to MTTPPSSAPRERGISLGDLAVALGVVALGLFFLIETFSIEVNPGYARVGPRFFPLLVSFGLLGVGALLTIGALRGERATPAAEEDADPDAPTNWVSVGWISLGVLLTIALLSALGFILTSALLFWCVARGFHSDKPLRDLVIAALLSVIVYFVFTSGLGLTLPAGVLKGL; encoded by the coding sequence GTGACGACCCCTCCTTCTTCGGCCCCGCGTGAGCGGGGCATTTCTCTCGGTGATCTGGCCGTCGCGCTGGGCGTGGTGGCGCTGGGCCTCTTTTTTCTGATCGAAACCTTCAGCATCGAGGTCAATCCCGGTTACGCCCGCGTGGGACCACGTTTTTTTCCGCTGCTGGTGTCCTTCGGGCTGCTGGGCGTGGGGGCGCTGCTGACCATCGGCGCCCTGCGCGGTGAGCGCGCCACTCCCGCTGCTGAAGAAGACGCCGATCCCGACGCGCCGACCAACTGGGTCTCGGTCGGCTGGATCTCGCTGGGCGTGCTGCTCACCATCGCGCTGCTGAGCGCACTGGGTTTCATTCTTACCTCGGCCCTGCTGTTCTGGTGCGTCGCGCGGGGCTTTCACTCGGACAAGCCCCTGCGGGATCTGGTGATTGCCGCGCTGCTGTCGGTGATCGTGTATTTCGTGTTCACCAGCGGTCTGGGGCTCACCTTGCCCGCCGGCGTGCTGAAGGGTCTGTAA
- a CDS encoding tripartite tricarboxylate transporter permease, whose amino-acid sequence METFSALLQGFSTAATPENLLFAFIGALLGTAVGVLPGIGPALTVALLLPITLKMPPVSAFIMFAGIYYGAMYGGSTTSILLKTPGESASIVAAIEGNQMARRGRAPAALATAAIGSFIAGTLGTLALTFAAPAMVVFALSFGPAEYFALTILAFIAVSALLGNSLLRGLVSLFFGLGLGLVGTDLQTGQARFDLGRPELLDGIDVVTVVVGLFAVGETLYVASKLRGVQDAVTTFKGRIGMTRQDWARSWKPWLRGTALGFPFGALPAGGAEMPTFLSYLLEKKLSKHKDEFGQGAIEGVAGPEAANNAAAAGVLVPLLSLGLPTSATAAILLAAFQQYGLQPGPLLFTSNPQLVWGLIASLYIGNVMLLVLNLPLAKVWARLLEIPRPLLYGGILVFATLGVYSVNNSVFDLVLLFLIGLIGFAMRRFDFPVAPAIVGMILGPIAEQQFRRALAISQGEYSVFLTRPLSASILSVVVLILVVPLLLRWWKAHSRARG is encoded by the coding sequence GTGGAGACCTTCTCTGCCCTGCTGCAGGGCTTCTCGACCGCAGCGACCCCCGAGAATCTGCTGTTCGCCTTTATCGGCGCGTTGCTTGGCACTGCCGTGGGCGTCCTGCCGGGCATCGGTCCGGCGCTGACCGTGGCGCTGCTCTTGCCGATCACCCTCAAGATGCCTCCCGTGAGCGCCTTCATCATGTTCGCCGGCATTTATTACGGCGCGATGTACGGCGGGTCCACCACCTCGATTCTGCTCAAGACGCCCGGTGAGAGTGCCAGCATCGTCGCGGCCATCGAGGGCAACCAGATGGCCCGGCGCGGACGCGCCCCGGCGGCGCTTGCCACCGCCGCCATCGGTTCCTTCATCGCCGGGACGCTGGGCACTTTGGCCCTCACCTTCGCGGCGCCTGCCATGGTGGTGTTCGCGCTCAGCTTCGGCCCGGCCGAGTACTTCGCGCTGACCATCCTGGCCTTCATCGCAGTCTCGGCCTTGCTGGGCAATTCGCTGCTGCGCGGTCTGGTCAGCCTGTTTTTCGGTCTGGGGCTCGGTCTGGTCGGGACTGATTTGCAGACCGGGCAGGCCCGCTTCGATCTGGGACGTCCCGAGCTGCTCGACGGTATCGACGTGGTGACGGTCGTGGTGGGCCTCTTCGCGGTGGGTGAGACGCTGTACGTCGCGTCCAAGCTGCGCGGGGTACAGGACGCCGTAACGACCTTCAAGGGCCGCATCGGCATGACGCGTCAGGACTGGGCGCGCAGCTGGAAGCCCTGGCTGCGCGGCACGGCACTGGGCTTTCCTTTTGGCGCCCTGCCGGCGGGCGGTGCGGAAATGCCGACCTTCCTCTCGTACCTGCTCGAAAAGAAGCTCTCGAAGCACAAAGACGAGTTCGGCCAGGGCGCCATCGAGGGCGTCGCAGGTCCCGAGGCCGCCAACAACGCCGCCGCTGCCGGGGTGCTGGTGCCGCTGCTCTCGCTTGGCCTGCCGACGAGCGCCACCGCCGCGATTCTGCTGGCCGCCTTTCAGCAGTACGGTCTGCAGCCGGGCCCGCTGCTCTTCACCAGCAATCCGCAACTGGTGTGGGGCCTGATCGCCAGTTTGTACATCGGCAACGTCATGCTGCTGGTGCTGAACCTGCCGCTGGCCAAGGTGTGGGCAAGGCTGCTGGAAATTCCACGTCCCCTGCTTTACGGCGGCATTCTGGTGTTTGCGACCCTTGGAGTGTACAGCGTCAACAACTCGGTCTTCGATTTGGTCCTGCTCTTCCTGATCGGCCTGATCGGTTTCGCGATGCGCCGCTTCGACTTTCCGGTGGCCCCCGCCATCGTGGGCATGATCCTCGGGCCGATCGCCGAGCAGCAGTTCCGGCGCGCGCTGGCCATCTCGCAAGGTGAATACAGCGTGTTCCTGACCCGCCCGCTCAGCGCCAGCATTCTGAGCGTCGTCGTGCTGATCCTGGTGGTTCCGCTCCTGCTGCGCTGGTGGAAGGCGCACTCCCGAGCACGCGGCTGA
- a CDS encoding ATP-binding protein encodes MSAPNSEEPATSLHAFTSFLDSLPDAFCLLDASWRLRFMNTQMAARLQTDRAGARGQDVWILVPEIVGTRIEECLRRAMQERVVEELVGEDPSSGEWFEVQAFPYEDGLAVRYRDVTRRVRELNRASALHAIVQQLASALTRADACRIILQEVPPLLGARWAGLYLLSGDQSHLTLLDSISLTHALPPTALSVPVTAPLPLADAWRTGKARYQDRATLEREYPAILARLSERTKSLADVPLFAEERVIGVLGLSFEHGSLNSAERQFLESVCAYCAQALVRTQYLDEIHALNAELERRVNERTTELQDANARLQAETNALQAFVAFAEAASTTSDPLGLAKRGVRVLADTFRDGVAVYFELNGEVWQATTWEGAISEEALALIVSGVPRDISYAVEALKSRDAVFFDHWRDREEPVAQQTAEFRKLAVAPVMSRGEVSGLLVAGLTENERWSEAEQATLRAVSRSLNLAVERGVATRQLGEFAAELSRRRRALEGFAVLARDLAFETDTVKLVRRAQEIVLPLLPPGCATYFEPEGETWLLKSQEGDMGNPDLQQVIETGLPMEQAVKLTRPWQTLQPEYHSTYDTQIDGLNALTSHIQATACLPIRVHGQPRGIFAVVLFARHRWSRSDRAVLQTAAHGLELALERAQAAREARSHQEELELANAELEAFSYSVSHDLRAPVRHISAFSDMALRALDAGDSAGAGRHLSRVKTSAAHMDVLIERLLELAHLTLRPLQMQEVDLQALVEVLQEELSPDAAGRAVEWCVENLPVVRGDEVLLRQVLVNLLRNALKFSRERDPARIEVCAEHAGDAWAVSVRDNGAGFDPRYQDRLFGAFQRLHRADQFEGTGVGLATVRRIVTRHGGRVWAESQPGEGATFTFTLPK; translated from the coding sequence ATGTCCGCTCCCAATTCTGAGGAACCTGCCACGTCACTCCACGCGTTCACGTCCTTTCTTGACAGCCTGCCCGACGCCTTCTGTCTGCTCGATGCCAGTTGGCGTCTGCGCTTTATGAACACGCAGATGGCCGCGCGCCTGCAGACCGACCGTGCAGGCGCACGTGGGCAGGACGTGTGGATCCTCGTTCCCGAAATCGTCGGCACCCGCATCGAGGAGTGTCTGCGCCGGGCCATGCAGGAGCGTGTCGTCGAGGAGCTGGTGGGCGAGGACCCGTCCAGCGGCGAGTGGTTCGAGGTGCAGGCCTTTCCGTATGAGGACGGCCTGGCGGTGCGCTACCGCGACGTGACGCGCCGGGTGCGTGAGCTGAACCGTGCCAGCGCCCTGCACGCCATCGTGCAGCAGCTCGCGAGTGCCCTGACCCGCGCCGACGCCTGCCGGATCATCCTGCAGGAGGTCCCACCGTTGCTCGGAGCGCGCTGGGCCGGGTTGTATCTGCTGTCCGGTGACCAGTCCCACCTGACGCTGCTGGACAGCATCAGCCTCACCCACGCCCTGCCGCCCACCGCCCTGAGCGTGCCCGTGACGGCGCCGTTGCCTCTGGCAGATGCTTGGCGCACCGGAAAGGCGCGCTATCAGGACCGCGCGACCCTGGAGCGCGAGTATCCCGCGATACTGGCGCGCCTTTCCGAGCGCACCAAGAGTCTCGCCGACGTTCCACTTTTCGCTGAGGAGCGCGTGATCGGAGTGCTGGGGCTCAGTTTCGAACACGGCAGCCTCAACTCGGCCGAGCGGCAATTTCTGGAGTCGGTCTGCGCCTACTGCGCCCAGGCGCTCGTGCGCACCCAGTACCTCGACGAGATTCACGCCCTCAACGCCGAACTCGAACGACGCGTGAACGAACGCACCACCGAACTGCAGGACGCCAACGCCCGGCTGCAGGCCGAAACGAACGCGCTGCAGGCCTTTGTGGCTTTTGCCGAGGCGGCCAGCACCACCAGCGATCCCCTGGGGCTCGCGAAGCGGGGTGTGCGCGTCCTGGCCGATACTTTCCGGGACGGCGTCGCAGTGTACTTCGAACTGAACGGTGAAGTCTGGCAGGCCACCACCTGGGAAGGCGCCATTTCCGAGGAAGCCCTGGCTTTGATCGTGTCGGGCGTGCCACGCGACATTTCTTACGCGGTCGAGGCCCTGAAAAGCCGTGACGCGGTGTTCTTCGACCACTGGCGCGACCGGGAGGAGCCGGTGGCGCAGCAGACCGCCGAGTTTCGCAAGTTGGCGGTTGCGCCCGTCATGAGCCGTGGCGAGGTGAGCGGGCTGCTGGTGGCGGGCCTGACGGAAAACGAGCGCTGGAGCGAAGCCGAGCAGGCCACCCTGCGCGCCGTGAGCCGCAGCCTGAACCTGGCCGTCGAACGGGGTGTCGCGACCCGGCAGCTCGGAGAGTTCGCCGCCGAGCTGTCCCGCCGCCGCCGCGCCCTGGAGGGATTCGCGGTCCTGGCACGCGATCTGGCCTTCGAGACCGATACCGTCAAACTGGTGCGCCGCGCGCAGGAAATCGTGCTGCCCCTGCTGCCCCCCGGGTGCGCCACCTACTTTGAGCCCGAGGGCGAGACCTGGCTGCTCAAATCCCAGGAAGGTGACATGGGCAATCCGGACCTGCAGCAGGTCATCGAAACCGGATTGCCCATGGAACAGGCGGTCAAACTGACGCGGCCCTGGCAGACCCTGCAGCCTGAATACCACAGTACCTACGACACCCAGATCGACGGCCTCAACGCCCTGACCTCCCACATTCAGGCCACCGCCTGTCTGCCGATTCGGGTGCACGGTCAGCCGAGGGGAATTTTTGCCGTGGTGCTGTTTGCGCGCCACCGCTGGTCGCGCTCGGACCGCGCGGTGCTGCAGACGGCCGCGCACGGCCTGGAGCTCGCGCTCGAACGCGCGCAGGCTGCCCGGGAAGCCAGAAGCCATCAGGAAGAACTGGAGCTCGCCAACGCCGAGCTCGAGGCCTTCTCGTATTCGGTCTCGCACGACCTGCGCGCGCCGGTGCGGCACATCTCGGCGTTCAGCGACATGGCGCTGCGGGCACTGGACGCCGGAGACAGTGCGGGCGCTGGGCGCCACCTGAGCCGCGTCAAGACCTCCGCGGCGCACATGGACGTGCTGATCGAGCGCCTGCTCGAACTCGCGCACCTCACACTGCGGCCCTTGCAGATGCAGGAAGTCGACTTGCAGGCTTTGGTCGAAGTCCTGCAGGAAGAACTGTCTCCCGACGCGGCCGGTCGTGCCGTGGAGTGGTGCGTGGAGAATCTTCCGGTCGTGCGTGGCGACGAGGTGCTGCTGCGGCAGGTGCTGGTCAACTTACTGCGCAACGCCCTCAAGTTCAGCCGTGAGCGCGATCCGGCGCGCATCGAGGTGTGCGCCGAGCACGCCGGGGACGCCTGGGCCGTCTCGGTGCGCGACAATGGTGCGGGCTTCGATCCACGCTACCAGGACCGCCTGTTCGGGGCCTTTCAGCGTCTGCACCGCGCCGATCAGTTCGAAGGCACCGGGGTGGGGCTCGCGACCGTGCGCCGCATCGTCACGCGCCACGGTGGGCGGGTCTGGGCCGAAAGCCAGCCGGGGGAAGGCGCAACCTTCACCTTCACCTTGCCGAAGTAA
- a CDS encoding M28 family metallopeptidase has translation MWFPEGMLQASRLICPLVFSFGFAFASLTDDLLVLQQIGSRETGTMGNAQARAYLEEQFRTLGYDTRQEPFSYTRFQDYGSEVRVGSVRFAARALQGGPGMQLDAPAVWVSGVGTGADFHKAGVRGKVAVIARGGMLFRDKARNARTAGAVALVIINSERGVYRGAIGEAVGIPVLSVAPDARTALRGAARLFLKVDLKFETVRGANVIAQLPGARPEVLFGAHHDSFIFSPGINDNASGVLGVLELARELRGSDQARRVMFALFDGEEDRFQGSRSFVKTHAALLPRLRGMLNLDMIGVNAEPLAVNGSATLVRLAQRVVPGLRSFSDSGLSDHESFMAAGVPGLFFFRGLDPNYHLPSDTGADATLIRETARAALNVARALMTAR, from the coding sequence ATGTGGTTTCCTGAGGGCATGCTCCAGGCTTCCCGGTTGATCTGCCCGCTCGTCTTTTCGTTTGGCTTCGCGTTCGCCTCGCTGACCGACGACCTGCTCGTCCTGCAGCAGATCGGCTCGCGCGAAACGGGCACCATGGGCAACGCGCAGGCCCGGGCTTATCTGGAAGAGCAATTCCGCACGCTGGGTTACGACACCCGTCAGGAACCGTTCAGCTACACCCGCTTTCAGGATTACGGCTCGGAGGTGCGCGTAGGAAGCGTCCGGTTTGCGGCCCGCGCCCTGCAGGGCGGGCCGGGCATGCAGCTCGACGCCCCTGCCGTGTGGGTGAGCGGCGTGGGCACGGGCGCCGACTTCCACAAGGCAGGCGTCCGGGGTAAGGTGGCCGTGATTGCGCGCGGCGGCATGCTGTTTCGTGACAAGGCCAGAAATGCCCGAACGGCGGGCGCCGTGGCGCTGGTCATCATCAACAGCGAGCGCGGCGTCTACCGGGGCGCCATCGGGGAAGCGGTGGGCATTCCGGTCCTCAGTGTCGCACCCGATGCGCGCACCGCGCTGCGCGGCGCGGCACGCCTGTTCCTGAAGGTCGACCTGAAATTCGAGACCGTACGCGGCGCCAACGTGATCGCGCAGCTTCCCGGCGCCCGGCCCGAAGTGCTGTTCGGGGCGCACCATGACAGCTTCATCTTCTCTCCGGGCATCAATGACAACGCGTCCGGGGTGCTGGGCGTGCTGGAACTCGCACGCGAGCTGCGCGGCAGCGATCAGGCCCGGCGGGTCATGTTCGCACTCTTCGACGGTGAAGAAGACCGCTTTCAGGGCTCACGGTCTTTCGTGAAGACGCACGCGGCGCTGCTGCCCCGCCTGCGCGGCATGCTGAACCTCGACATGATCGGCGTGAACGCCGAGCCCCTCGCAGTGAACGGCAGCGCCACCCTCGTGCGCCTCGCCCAGAGGGTGGTGCCGGGCCTGCGCTCGTTTTCCGACAGCGGCCTGAGCGACCACGAAAGTTTTATGGCCGCTGGCGTGCCGGGCCTGTTCTTTTTTCGTGGCCTTGACCCCAACTACCACCTCCCGAGTGACACGGGGGCCGACGCCACGCTGATTCGTGAAACCGCCCGGGCTGCCCTGAATGTCGCGCGCGCCCTTATGACCGCGCGCTGA
- a CDS encoding cyanophycinase produces the protein MSNKSHDRPDAGVSQGTLVIIGGHEAKGGERPILQEVARRVRGGKLVVATVASHKPEGYFESYQEGFKDLNVGELVELYVEERAQASLPETLKLLEGASGVFFSGGDQLRITSQIGDTPVESCIREILEKGGVIAGTSAGASAMCETMLVKGTSEESHHIGDLRMAPGLGLIRDVIIDQHFAERGRIGRLLGAVAQNPRVLGIGIDEDTAIVVEGEQLRVVGSGAVYVADASGVTSSNIAEARRDAPLSLHDVKLHLLSAGNGFDLRARRPLSARS, from the coding sequence ATGTCCAATAAATCCCACGACCGCCCGGATGCAGGCGTCTCCCAGGGCACCCTGGTCATCATCGGTGGGCACGAAGCCAAAGGCGGTGAGCGTCCGATTCTGCAGGAGGTGGCGCGCCGGGTAAGAGGCGGCAAGCTGGTCGTCGCGACCGTGGCGTCCCACAAACCCGAAGGCTACTTCGAAAGTTACCAGGAGGGCTTTAAAGACCTGAACGTCGGTGAGCTGGTCGAGCTGTACGTGGAGGAACGCGCTCAGGCCTCGCTCCCCGAGACGCTCAAGCTGCTGGAAGGCGCATCGGGCGTCTTTTTCTCCGGAGGGGACCAGCTGCGCATCACCAGCCAGATCGGCGACACGCCCGTGGAGAGCTGCATTCGCGAGATCCTTGAGAAAGGCGGCGTCATCGCGGGTACCTCGGCGGGCGCCTCGGCCATGTGCGAAACCATGCTGGTCAAAGGTACCAGCGAAGAGTCCCACCACATCGGGGATTTACGCATGGCGCCAGGGCTGGGGCTCATTCGTGACGTCATCATCGACCAGCATTTCGCCGAGCGTGGGCGCATCGGGCGGCTGCTGGGCGCCGTGGCACAAAATCCCCGGGTGCTGGGCATCGGCATCGACGAGGACACTGCCATCGTGGTGGAAGGCGAGCAGCTGCGGGTGGTGGGCAGTGGCGCGGTCTACGTCGCCGACGCTTCCGGCGTGACCTCATCCAACATCGCCGAAGCCCGCCGTGACGCTCCCCTGTCCCTGCACGACGTGAAGCTGCACCTGCTGAGCGCCGGGAACGGTTTCGACCTGCGCGCCCGGCGCCCGCTCAGCGCGCGGTCATAA
- a CDS encoding isoaspartyl peptidase/L-asparaginase family protein, giving the protein MPDRINEAGGHWAIIVHGGAHEVPPEKASASRAGCLAAQQAGRKVLEGGGSAVEAVEAALRLLEDDPTFNAGFGSAPNSVGEVEMDSGLMDGRTLDVGAVAGLRGVRHPASVARALLRETPVMLIGDAARQFAREQGAELCEVEALISPAQREAYEEHDTVGCVALDAQGNLAAGTSTGGLSGQRPGRVGDSPLPGCGFYADNELGAVALTGEGESIARMMVAARILHLLARPSPEATSPDGALQEALQTMQQRVGGEAGAIVITPDGQVGWWHNSPNMPVAYQTSRMAQAGVFLSKTEEQDVQ; this is encoded by the coding sequence GTGCCTGACCGCATAAATGAAGCAGGCGGCCACTGGGCCATCATCGTGCATGGGGGCGCTCACGAAGTGCCCCCGGAGAAAGCCTCGGCCAGCCGGGCGGGTTGCCTGGCGGCCCAGCAGGCCGGGCGAAAAGTTCTCGAAGGCGGCGGCAGCGCCGTGGAAGCCGTCGAGGCGGCGCTGCGATTGCTGGAAGACGACCCGACCTTCAACGCGGGTTTCGGCTCGGCGCCCAACTCGGTGGGCGAGGTCGAGATGGACTCGGGCCTGATGGACGGCAGGACCCTGGATGTCGGTGCGGTGGCGGGCCTTCGCGGGGTGCGTCATCCGGCGTCGGTGGCGCGGGCCCTGCTGCGGGAAACGCCGGTGATGCTCATCGGTGACGCGGCCCGGCAGTTCGCGCGTGAGCAGGGTGCAGAATTGTGCGAAGTCGAAGCGCTGATCAGCCCGGCGCAACGTGAAGCCTACGAGGAACACGACACCGTCGGGTGCGTGGCGCTCGACGCTCAGGGAAACCTCGCCGCAGGTACCTCCACCGGGGGACTCAGCGGGCAAAGGCCGGGCCGGGTCGGAGATTCACCTTTGCCCGGGTGCGGTTTTTATGCGGACAACGAGCTGGGCGCGGTGGCCCTGACCGGAGAAGGCGAAAGCATCGCCCGCATGATGGTCGCCGCGCGGATCCTTCACCTGCTCGCGCGCCCCTCGCCTGAAGCCACTTCGCCTGACGGGGCCCTGCAAGAAGCCTTGCAGACCATGCAGCAGCGCGTGGGCGGCGAAGCCGGCGCAATTGTCATCACACCGGACGGGCAGGTGGGCTGGTGGCACAACAGCCCCAACATGCCCGTCGCCTATCAGACTTCCCGCATGGCGCAGGCGGGCGTTTTTCTGAGCAAAACAGAGGAGCAGGATGTCCAATAA